A portion of the Candidatus Pristimantibacillus lignocellulolyticus genome contains these proteins:
- a CDS encoding thiamine pyrophosphate-binding protein, producing MKKISEILAIHFKKWGINHIFGIPGKPVTSLILDFNSNGIEFVLSKHESGAGFEAAGYALMNNILAVAIGTSGPGGTNLLTSAGQAKASHLPVLFITGHPSTKDSGKALGQDSTMFGTDLVKMFEPVTKFSARVERADTFKSYFQHAIEKAYSGVKGPVHLSIAADVLAESIDEFDIELPEVIYPVAPNLDKCKDLLNLPGKKVIFLGKGVHSSRAYREVKMLAEIFNIPVMTTPGGKGVFESNHHLSLGAYGLGGTEEASSYVECGLDLMIVIGTKLSDMSVAGLKPSNYPKNVIHFDFDQTFIGKTIQVETLPIIGDIKTNLNALFNKLNDIEITKMPFNINDYKIKEPITESKTPMSAVEAVKVMSSTLDDDTIIFGDDGSHTFYGIKYYDIKRPGTFYFDDVFGTMGHAIGYSIGAKLSNPEAKIVCLTGDGCTFMHGTEISTAVNYGADVIFVVFNNGKIDMVDTGMSLHLGKAVGTIYKTMLDVQKFAESMGALSFKCFDAKQLEDAIEKAKLANTTVVIEAMIDPLEIPPTTRRG from the coding sequence ATGAAAAAAATTTCCGAGATATTAGCAATCCATTTCAAAAAATGGGGAATCAACCACATATTTGGCATTCCTGGAAAACCAGTTACTTCGCTCATTCTTGATTTTAATAGTAACGGAATTGAGTTCGTATTGTCCAAACATGAGTCGGGGGCTGGATTCGAGGCTGCTGGTTATGCATTAATGAATAATATATTGGCCGTTGCGATTGGAACATCTGGTCCAGGTGGTACTAATCTTTTAACATCTGCTGGTCAAGCAAAAGCTTCTCATCTTCCTGTATTATTTATAACTGGACATCCTTCCACCAAAGATTCCGGTAAAGCGTTAGGTCAAGACTCAACTATGTTTGGAACGGATCTCGTTAAAATGTTTGAACCCGTGACAAAGTTTAGCGCCAGAGTGGAAAGAGCAGATACTTTTAAGTCTTATTTTCAGCATGCCATAGAAAAAGCCTACTCAGGTGTTAAAGGTCCAGTTCATCTATCCATAGCCGCAGACGTTCTAGCTGAAAGTATTGATGAATTTGATATTGAATTACCGGAGGTTATTTATCCTGTTGCTCCAAACTTAGATAAGTGTAAGGATTTATTAAACCTCCCTGGTAAAAAAGTTATCTTTTTAGGAAAAGGTGTTCATTCGAGCAGAGCATATCGAGAAGTGAAAATGTTAGCCGAAATTTTCAATATTCCAGTCATGACCACACCAGGAGGTAAAGGCGTATTTGAAAGTAATCACCATTTATCATTGGGGGCTTACGGTCTTGGGGGAACGGAGGAAGCAAGTAGCTACGTTGAATGCGGGTTAGACTTAATGATCGTCATTGGAACTAAACTTTCTGATATGTCCGTTGCAGGTCTAAAACCTTCCAACTACCCAAAAAACGTCATTCATTTTGATTTTGACCAAACTTTCATAGGAAAAACTATTCAAGTAGAAACTTTACCTATTATAGGTGATATTAAAACAAATCTAAATGCTTTATTTAATAAACTTAATGATATAGAAATAACTAAAATGCCTTTTAATATTAATGATTATAAAATAAAAGAACCTATTACAGAAAGTAAAACGCCAATGTCCGCAGTTGAAGCTGTTAAAGTGATGAGCTCAACTTTAGATGATGATACTATCATTTTTGGAGATGATGGGAGTCATACTTTTTATGGTATAAAATATTACGATATTAAGAGACCCGGTACTTTTTATTTTGATGATGTGTTCGGTACAATGGGTCATGCTATAGGGTATTCTATTGGAGCCAAGCTTTCAAATCCCGAAGCTAAGATTGTTTGCTTAACTGGGGATGGATGCACGTTTATGCATGGAACCGAGATTTCCACTGCTGTAAACTACGGAGCTGATGTCATTTTTGTCGTTTTCAATAATGGAAAAATTGATATGGTTGATACAGGAATGAGTTTGCACTTAGGAAAAGCCGTGGGAACGATTTATAAAACGATGTTAGATGTTCAAAAGTTTGCAGAATCTATGGGGGCTCTTTCTTTCAAATGCTTCGATGCTAAGCAGCTAGAAGATGCGATAGAAAAAGCTAAACTAGCAAACACAACGGTTGTTATTGAAGCTATGATAGATCCATTAGAAATTCCACCAACAACGAGAAGGGGATAA
- a CDS encoding carboxymuconolactone decarboxylase family protein: MSRDSNNYNKGIEVLNEMVGAQNLQAIESFQKFYPDFADFLVSFGFGEIYSRETLDYKQRETITLTALISQGAFEQMGFHINAALNVGMSPKEIVELVIHCAAYVGFPKACSAMVQVMNVFEQRGIKEI; the protein is encoded by the coding sequence ATGAGTAGAGATTCAAATAATTATAACAAGGGAATCGAAGTTCTAAATGAAATGGTTGGAGCACAAAATTTACAAGCGATAGAATCATTCCAAAAATTTTATCCCGATTTTGCGGATTTTTTAGTTTCATTCGGTTTTGGCGAAATATACTCTAGAGAAACATTAGATTATAAACAAAGAGAAACAATTACTCTGACAGCGTTAATTTCACAAGGCGCTTTTGAGCAAATGGGTTTTCATATTAATGCCGCGCTTAATGTGGGAATGAGTCCAAAGGAAATTGTTGAACTCGTTATTCATTGTGCTGCTTATGTTGGTTTTCCAAAAGCATGCAGTGCTATGGTACAAGTAATGAATGTATTTGAGCAAAGAGGCATAAAAGAAATTTAA